Part of the Candidatus Eisenbacteria bacterium genome, GCGCTCTCGGGCATGTCATGGGCGATGAGCAGTTTGCCGAGTTCCGCGCGGCCGGCGCGGTCGCGGAGGACATCGTCACTGCGGCGGAGGATGTGCTCCTCGTCGAGCGCATGAAGATTCTCCTACTCGACCGGGCATAGCTCTCACATCCAGGCGATGCCCCCGGGCCACAGCCCGCGTGCGACCATCACCGGCGGCGACGGGGCGCGGTCAACTTGAGCTTGGTCTGACGCGGAAGCGCCGTCTTGCTCCGCGGCGCGTCGGGAGACGGCGGCAAGTACCAGCCACCGTGGAACCCGCGGTTGATCTCCCCCGCGTCAAACGCTTCTGGGTCGAACGAGCCGCCCACCCACTCCACCATGTCGACGTGCTCGGGGTGCCGAGGGTCGGCGAGTACTTTGAGCAGGTGTTCGTAGCCGCCGATCCCGCCACAGTCCTCCGGCGGGCACGCGCGCTTCCCCTCCACGACGTAGGGGTACTTGCCTCCGGGCTCTGCCTCCATCACCTGCTCGAGCACCACGGAATGCTCCCATCCGTCGCCGAAGTCGTACTCGTAGACGAGGCTGTCATTCGGACTCCGGAGCACCTGGCTCAGCATCACCTTCTTCTCGTTCTCGCACTCGGGGAACTCGCGATCGACTTTGCCGTAGCGCGTCTCTCCCATCACGAACTGGTGCATGTGGCCGTCCATCCAGCCCATGACGTACTGCAGGACCGAGTGGAGCTTGAACAGCGTGACGTCGCTCCGGATCCGGATGCGCCGCCAGATCGGAGGGCGCGTGTCCCGGAGCGTTACCTTTAACCCGAAAATGCTGGCAGGGCGCTTCATCGCGGTGTCCCTTCGAGGTGGCTTGGCAAGTGGGTGTGAACTGGGCTCCGTGCTTCCGAGCAGACGCGCGGTGAACTCGCCGGGGTGCTGGTAGCCGTGCCCAGGGATCGTTACGAGCATCCGGCCCAAGTGCATGCTCAGCGTGTGCTCTGTCATGGTGGGTTGCGCCTCGTGCGTCAAGCCCAGGTGGAACACGTGCTCGTTCATGGCGCCCAGCACGCTGCGGCTCGCCGTCTTGTCGAAGGCGATCTCGGCCATGGCCTGCCTCTC contains:
- a CDS encoding plasmid pRiA4b ORF-3 family protein, whose product is MKRPASIFGLKVTLRDTRPPIWRRIRIRSDVTLFKLHSVLQYVMGWMDGHMHQFVMGETRYGKVDREFPECENEKKVMLSQVLRSPNDSLVYEYDFGDGWEHSVVLEQVMEAEPGGKYPYVVEGKRACPPEDCGGIGGYEHLLKVLADPRHPEHVDMVEWVGGSFDPEAFDAGEINRGFHGGWYLPPSPDAPRSKTALPRQTKLKLTAPRRRR